A DNA window from Patescibacteria group bacterium contains the following coding sequences:
- a CDS encoding GyrI-like domain-containing protein, whose translation MAKVDYKKEMKELYSPSTKEVAEVVVPKMNFLMIDGKGDPNTSQEYIDSIQTLYPVAYTIKFAIKKSTGLDFGVMPLEGLWWSDDMSDFTAGKKDNWQWTSMIMQPDVVTREIFEKAVADVKAKNPPAGGPASIDKIRFESYDEGQAAQIMYIGSYSEEGPTIKRIHEKILSGGGKLSGKHHEIYLSDPRKADPKKLKTVIRQPFKE comes from the coding sequence ATGGCAAAAGTTGATTATAAGAAAGAGATGAAGGAACTATATAGTCCTTCGACCAAAGAAGTGGCAGAAGTTGTCGTGCCCAAAATGAATTTCCTGATGATTGATGGCAAGGGCGACCCCAATACTTCTCAGGAATATATTGACTCGATTCAGACGCTTTATCCCGTGGCCTATACGATTAAATTTGCAATCAAGAAGTCAACCGGCCTGGACTTCGGCGTGATGCCGCTCGAGGGACTTTGGTGGTCAGATGACATGAGTGATTTTACGGCTGGTAAGAAGGACAATTGGCAGTGGACGAGCATGATCATGCAGCCAGACGTCGTGACCAGGGAAATTTTTGAAAAAGCAGTGGCGGACGTCAAAGCCAAGAATCCGCCAGCTGGCGGACCAGCATCTATCGACAAAATACGGTTTGAAAGTTACGACGAAGGCCAGGCCGCACAAATTATGTATATTGGTTCGTACTCTGAAGAGGGGCCGACGATCAAGCGGATCCATGAAAAAATATTATCTGGTGGTGGTAAGCTCTCTGGCAAACATCATGAAATTTATCTGTCGGATCCGCGTAAAGCAGACCCGAAAAAACTAAAAACCGTGATTAGACAGCCATTCAAGGAGTAG
- a CDS encoding hydrolase — MKQEGTCCPKFDPAPWQEKEVTWRDKLFVKDSVKAFMHIPLNMGAVMTKMGKLIDETGAKLDNNDYLILSDELSPWKSDQLIAVTKEVPGLESVRLSGTYLTKVFEGPYQEAPNWYREMQNFVKGKGKEAKKIYMFYTTCPKCAKKYGHNYVVLLAQIR; from the coding sequence ATGAAGCAAGAAGGAACATGTTGTCCGAAATTTGACCCGGCACCGTGGCAGGAAAAGGAAGTGACTTGGAGGGACAAACTTTTCGTCAAAGATAGTGTGAAAGCATTTATGCATATTCCGCTCAATATGGGTGCGGTCATGACAAAAATGGGCAAGCTGATCGATGAGACAGGCGCAAAACTGGACAACAATGATTATCTAATCTTGTCGGACGAACTATCTCCATGGAAAAGCGACCAACTCATAGCCGTAACCAAGGAGGTCCCGGGACTTGAGAGCGTCAGACTATCGGGCACATACCTAACCAAAGTTTTCGAAGGGCCTTATCAGGAGGCGCCGAATTGGTATCGTGAAATGCAAAATTTTGTGAAGGGGAAGGGTAAAGAGGCCAAGAAAATATACATGTTCTATACCACCTGTCCAAAATGTGCAAAGAAATATGGCCATAATTACGTCGTTCTCCTGGCTCAAATAAGATAA
- a CDS encoding FtsX-like permease family protein, whose product MGVIIRGFKNAFRNNVRTVSVVFILALSIAMSLVMLLSLKTVQGRIESVKSSIGNTISVSPAGARGFEGGGEPLTSADISSISSLSHVTKVSQTVNDHLTPGTNTNLVPSQEAGTIGNRQRQQMGADDGSATARNQRVFAMPIMVTGTNDLTNTASLFVDSFTITSGEKFDGGSDQNVALVGSELATKNNLSVGSTFQAYGKDISVVGIFDGGSKFANANFVMPLKSLQILSGQADQVTSATVLADSIDNIAAVKDSIKSKLGAKADVTAQQDSSAEAVKPLENIKTISLYSLIGSLAAGAIVIFLTMLMIVRERRREIGVLKAIGSSNIGIVAMFNVESLVLTLTSSVVGIFMGLVFSNPILKVLVNNSEASGNASVASMGGPNHDHAAMMAGVAARALPGARNALNNLHAVVGWDILLYGLGAAVLIAIIGSAIPAFFISKVRPAEVMRAE is encoded by the coding sequence ATGGGCGTAATCATCCGTGGGTTTAAGAACGCATTTCGCAATAACGTCAGAACGGTCTCGGTCGTTTTCATCTTGGCGCTTTCTATTGCCATGTCACTAGTCATGTTGTTGTCGCTTAAGACCGTCCAGGGCAGGATCGAGTCTGTCAAAAGTTCGATTGGAAACACGATCAGCGTTTCACCGGCCGGTGCTCGCGGTTTTGAAGGAGGCGGAGAACCTTTGACTTCTGCGGATATAAGCTCGATTTCTTCTTTGTCTCATGTCACCAAGGTCAGCCAGACGGTCAACGACCACCTAACCCCAGGCACAAATACAAATCTTGTTCCCTCTCAGGAAGCTGGCACGATTGGAAATCGTCAGAGACAGCAGATGGGGGCGGATGATGGGAGCGCCACGGCGCGTAATCAACGTGTCTTCGCCATGCCTATCATGGTGACGGGCACGAACGATCTGACCAATACGGCAAGTCTCTTTGTCGATAGTTTCACAATCACAAGTGGCGAAAAGTTTGATGGTGGTTCTGACCAAAATGTCGCGTTGGTCGGAAGCGAGCTAGCCACCAAAAATAATCTTAGTGTCGGCTCCACCTTCCAGGCATATGGCAAAGATATTTCGGTTGTCGGAATATTTGATGGCGGAAGCAAATTTGCAAACGCCAACTTTGTCATGCCATTGAAATCCCTTCAAATTTTGTCTGGCCAAGCTGACCAGGTCACTTCGGCGACCGTATTAGCTGACTCGATCGACAACATTGCCGCTGTCAAAGACTCAATCAAATCAAAGCTTGGGGCGAAGGCGGATGTCACAGCTCAACAGGATAGTTCTGCAGAAGCAGTCAAGCCTCTCGAAAATATCAAAACGATTTCTCTTTACAGTCTGATCGGATCACTAGCGGCCGGAGCAATAGTAATATTCTTGACCATGCTGATGATTGTGCGCGAACGTCGTCGCGAAATTGGCGTGCTCAAGGCGATAGGATCATCAAATATCGGAATTGTGGCAATGTTTAACGTAGAGTCGCTCGTCCTGACCTTGACCAGTAGCGTAGTTGGCATATTCATGGGTCTAGTATTTAGCAATCCCATTTTGAAAGTTCTAGTCAACAATTCAGAGGCTTCGGGCAACGCCTCGGTAGCGAGTATGGGCGGTCCGAATCATGACCATGCCGCTATGATGGCTGGTGTAGCGGCTAGAGCTCTTCCTGGAGCCAGGAATGCGCTGAATAATCTGCATGCCGTTGTCGGCTGGGATATCCTTCTCTACGGCTTGGGCGCTGCAGTCTTGATTGCGATAATTGGAAGTGCCATACCCGCCTTCTTCATTTCTAAAGTTCGCCCTGCTGAAGTGATGAGAGCGGAATAA
- a CDS encoding ABC transporter ATP-binding protein, with the protein MLKVTNLTKKFESGDSDVVAVKDVSLEIPTGVFSTIVGKSGSGKSTLLSLLGALDKPTSGSIDVDGQNISKFGDSKLIKYRREKIGFIFQNYNLIPNLTALENVMLPMEFAGLSVKAQKDRAAKLLDQVGMNGDKQSRKPGRLSGGEQQRVAIARSLANKPKLILADEPTGNLDSATGKIIIKLLKDLAKSEDTTIVAVTHDDGIAAESHLTFRLKDGKLVKN; encoded by the coding sequence ATGCTAAAAGTAACAAATCTAACCAAAAAGTTTGAATCTGGAGATAGTGATGTTGTCGCGGTGAAGGATGTAAGTCTCGAAATCCCGACTGGTGTCTTCTCGACCATAGTTGGCAAAAGCGGAAGCGGTAAGAGCACCCTATTGTCATTGCTTGGTGCGCTGGATAAGCCGACCTCAGGATCGATCGATGTCGATGGCCAAAATATCAGCAAATTCGGCGATTCGAAATTGATCAAATACAGACGAGAAAAAATCGGTTTTATCTTCCAAAATTATAATTTAATACCCAATCTAACTGCACTTGAGAATGTGATGCTTCCGATGGAATTTGCGGGGCTCAGCGTCAAAGCGCAAAAAGATAGAGCGGCAAAACTTCTTGATCAGGTAGGAATGAATGGGGATAAACAAAGCCGCAAACCTGGTCGTCTATCTGGCGGAGAACAGCAGAGGGTGGCGATAGCGCGTTCACTGGCCAACAAGCCAAAATTAATTTTGGCTGATGAGCCAACGGGAAATCTTGATAGCGCGACAGGGAAAATTATTATAAAGCTCCTGAAAGACCTAGCAAAATCTGAAGATACTACTATTGTAGCTGTAACTCATGACGACGGTATTGCAGCCGAATCACATCTGACGTTTCGCCTAAAGGATGGCAAGCTGGTGAAAAATTAA